One genomic segment of Petrotoga olearia DSM 13574 includes these proteins:
- a CDS encoding galactokinase, which produces MDLLNTFQKIYGESEKPVHRFFSPGRINLIGEHIDYNGGYVLPVAINLGINGLMNLRNDNFIYLKSMDFPNEVKVDLNAGADYRKEDGWGNYAKGVIKFLLEDGFPLKGCNILIKGELPNGAGLSSSAALEVLIGFMLLSQNQIPEEIDRTYLALLGQRVENKFIGVNSGIMDQFVIANAKKDQALLLDTQNLTYEYIPCYLNGYSLIIMNTNKRRELASSQYNQRRKECENALEKINQSKETKADNLCQCSVKDLKYLDNEIELKRARHVITENQRVIQASKLLKNNDIEGFGALLIQSHNSLKNDYEVTGFELDTIVDEALKIKGCVGARMTGAGFGGCAIALVEKSQAKAFKEQVFKNYYEKTKIEPSLYETTIEDGVKILKN; this is translated from the coding sequence ATGGATTTACTAAATACTTTTCAAAAAATCTACGGAGAAAGTGAAAAGCCAGTACATAGATTCTTCTCACCTGGAAGAATAAATCTGATAGGCGAACATATAGACTACAATGGGGGATATGTATTACCGGTAGCTATAAACCTTGGGATAAACGGCTTAATGAATTTGAGGAACGATAATTTTATCTACCTGAAATCTATGGACTTTCCCAACGAGGTAAAAGTAGATCTAAATGCAGGAGCAGACTATAGAAAAGAAGACGGTTGGGGGAACTATGCAAAAGGAGTTATAAAGTTTCTATTAGAAGATGGATTCCCCTTGAAGGGATGTAATATACTGATTAAAGGAGAACTTCCAAATGGAGCGGGTCTTTCATCTTCTGCAGCTTTGGAAGTACTAATTGGATTCATGCTTTTATCTCAAAATCAAATTCCTGAAGAAATTGATAGAACATACCTTGCACTTTTAGGACAAAGAGTTGAAAATAAATTTATTGGTGTGAACTCTGGAATAATGGATCAATTTGTGATAGCAAACGCCAAGAAAGATCAAGCCTTATTACTTGATACACAAAACCTAACTTATGAATACATACCTTGCTATTTAAACGGGTATTCTCTGATTATTATGAACACAAACAAAAGAAGAGAGCTTGCTTCGTCTCAATACAACCAAAGAAGAAAAGAATGTGAAAATGCTTTAGAAAAAATAAACCAATCGAAGGAAACAAAAGCTGATAATTTGTGCCAATGTAGTGTGAAAGATCTCAAATATCTTGATAATGAAATAGAATTAAAAAGAGCAAGGCACGTGATAACAGAAAATCAAAGGGTTATCCAAGCTTCTAAATTATTAAAAAACAACGATATTGAAGGTTTTGGAGCGCTTTTAATTCAATCCCACAATTCATTGAAAAATGATTATGAAGTGACAGGTTTTGAACTAGATACAATTGTTGATGAAGCTTTGAAAATCAAAGGCTGTGTAGGAGCCAGAATGACTGGAGCAGGTTTTGGTGGATGTGCCATTGCTTTGGTAGAAAAAAGTCAGGCAAAAGCTTTCAAGGAGCAAGTTTTCAAGAATTATTATGAAAAAACAAAAATAGAACCATCCCTATACGAAACAACTATCGAAGATGGAGTAAAAATTCTCAAAAATTGA
- a CDS encoding potassium channel beta subunit family protein: protein MQYNNLGKAGIKVSEISFGSWLTFGNQLDTEGVKSCLRTAYENGVNFFDNAEAYANGLSESLMGMALKEYRREDLVISTKIFWGGKGPNDRGVSRKHLLEGTWNSLKRLQVDYVDLIFCHRPDPTTPIEETVFAMDYIIRNGLALYWGTSEWSAEQLEEAYLVADKRNLIPPTMEQPQYNMLVRNKVEKEFKPLYEKYGLGLTTWSPLASGVLTGKYNDGIPRDSRLAKFKNLREEFEKGGLLSQENIEKVRKLTKIANDLDATMAQLALAWILKNPNVSTVITGASRPEQVKENVKASQIKEKLTDSVMEEIEKILNNKPI from the coding sequence ATGCAATATAACAATTTAGGTAAGGCGGGTATAAAAGTAAGTGAGATTTCATTCGGATCTTGGTTAACTTTTGGAAACCAACTAGATACAGAAGGGGTTAAATCGTGTTTGCGTACCGCTTATGAAAACGGCGTTAACTTTTTTGACAACGCAGAAGCCTACGCTAACGGGCTTTCTGAATCTCTAATGGGAATGGCGCTAAAAGAGTATAGAAGAGAAGACCTTGTAATTTCGACAAAAATATTTTGGGGTGGAAAAGGCCCAAATGATAGAGGGGTATCAAGGAAGCATCTTTTAGAAGGAACTTGGAACTCTCTAAAAAGGTTACAAGTTGATTATGTTGACCTTATATTTTGCCATAGACCAGATCCTACCACCCCCATTGAAGAAACAGTATTTGCAATGGATTATATAATAAGAAATGGTTTAGCTCTTTATTGGGGAACCTCAGAATGGAGTGCGGAGCAATTGGAAGAAGCTTATCTAGTAGCAGATAAAAGAAATCTTATTCCGCCCACAATGGAACAACCTCAATACAATATGTTAGTTAGAAACAAAGTTGAAAAAGAATTTAAACCTCTTTATGAAAAATATGGATTAGGGTTAACCACATGGAGTCCGTTGGCCAGTGGGGTATTAACCGGAAAATACAACGATGGAATCCCCCGAGACAGCAGACTTGCAAAATTTAAAAACTTACGAGAAGAGTTTGAAAAAGGTGGACTTTTGTCGCAAGAAAATATCGAAAAGGTCAGAAAATTAACAAAAATAGCTAACGATTTAGACGCAACAATGGCTCAACTTGCTCTTGCCTGGATATTGAAAAACCCTAACGTTAGTACTGTAATAACAGGTGCAAGTAGGCCAGAACAGGTAAAAGAAAATGTAAAAGCTTCCCAGATAAAAGAAAAACTTACTGACAGTGTAATGGAAGAAATCGAAAAAATTCTAAACAACAAGCCCATATAA
- the thrS gene encoding threonine--tRNA ligase — MVKITYPDNSVQEFKDGITPAEIAKGISEGLYRNAIAAEINGELKDLNTPIMQDSTIKLITLDDEIAPKIYRHTMAHIMAQAVVRIFGKDRVKLAIGPVIENGFYYDFDIEGYNLSEEDFPKIEEEMKKIVKEDIKIIRKEVNKKEAIELFKDQPYKLELIEELEEDTISVYFQGDFYDMCRGPHLPSTGYVKYFKLLSVSGAYWRGDEKNKMLQRIYATAFPKKKQLEDYLNMLEEAKKRDHRKLGPKLNLFMLQSEMAPGMPFFLPNGKIVLNELMAYSRQVHKKYGYEEVDTPQIMNIKLWHQSGHWDHYKENMFFTEKEDLPMAVKPMNCPGHILIYKNNFVSYKDLPIRMFEFGKVHRYERSGVLHGLFRVRAFTQDDAHIFCMQSQIEEEIIKVIQLTNEIYSSFGFEYEAILSTMPEDHMGDIESWERATDALKKALEKTNMKYRIDEGEGAFYGPKIDFNVTDSLGRKWQCTTIQLDFQMPERFDMVYADENDEQKRPVMIHRAIFGSLERFFGILIENFAGEFPTWLSPVQVSILPVSEKFNEEAKKFSRILEQEGIRVYVNDSDATVGYKIRNEQIRKVPYMIVFGEKEVDSDTINIRTRKGNTIENVSKERFIEEIKKEIKNRNLDLTF, encoded by the coding sequence ATGGTTAAAATAACTTATCCAGATAATTCTGTTCAAGAATTTAAAGATGGAATTACCCCTGCAGAAATTGCTAAAGGTATATCCGAAGGGTTATACAGAAATGCTATAGCAGCTGAAATTAACGGCGAATTAAAAGATTTGAATACCCCCATAATGCAGGATTCAACTATTAAGTTAATAACTTTGGATGATGAAATAGCTCCAAAAATATACCGACATACGATGGCTCATATAATGGCACAGGCGGTAGTTCGAATTTTTGGGAAGGACAGAGTCAAACTAGCTATAGGGCCGGTTATTGAAAATGGTTTTTATTACGATTTTGATATTGAAGGGTACAACCTTTCAGAAGAAGATTTTCCAAAGATAGAAGAGGAAATGAAAAAGATCGTAAAAGAAGATATAAAAATTATTAGAAAAGAAGTAAATAAAAAAGAGGCTATAGAATTATTCAAGGATCAACCTTACAAACTGGAATTAATTGAGGAACTAGAAGAAGACACTATTTCAGTTTATTTTCAAGGGGATTTCTATGATATGTGTAGAGGGCCCCATCTTCCTTCGACCGGGTATGTTAAATATTTTAAGCTTCTTTCCGTATCCGGGGCTTATTGGCGGGGAGATGAAAAGAACAAGATGCTTCAAAGGATATATGCCACAGCTTTTCCCAAAAAGAAACAACTTGAAGATTACTTAAATATGTTGGAAGAGGCAAAAAAAAGAGATCACAGAAAATTAGGTCCAAAATTGAATTTATTCATGTTACAATCTGAAATGGCTCCCGGTATGCCTTTTTTCCTACCGAATGGTAAAATAGTTTTAAATGAATTGATGGCTTACTCCCGCCAAGTTCATAAAAAATATGGATACGAAGAGGTAGATACGCCTCAAATCATGAATATTAAATTATGGCATCAATCTGGACACTGGGATCATTACAAAGAGAACATGTTTTTCACAGAGAAAGAAGATTTGCCTATGGCGGTCAAACCGATGAATTGTCCGGGGCATATACTGATATATAAGAATAACTTTGTCAGTTACAAAGACTTACCAATAAGAATGTTTGAATTTGGTAAAGTCCATCGTTACGAAAGAAGCGGGGTTTTGCATGGTCTTTTTAGAGTCAGAGCTTTCACCCAAGATGACGCACATATATTCTGCATGCAGTCACAAATCGAGGAAGAAATAATAAAAGTTATACAACTAACAAACGAAATATATTCATCATTTGGTTTTGAATACGAAGCCATCTTAAGTACTATGCCCGAAGATCATATGGGAGATATTGAAAGTTGGGAAAGGGCTACCGATGCTTTAAAAAAGGCATTAGAAAAGACTAATATGAAATATAGAATAGATGAAGGTGAAGGGGCTTTTTATGGTCCTAAAATAGACTTTAACGTTACAGATTCCCTTGGAAGAAAATGGCAATGTACCACGATTCAGCTTGATTTTCAGATGCCCGAAAGGTTTGATATGGTATACGCAGATGAAAACGATGAACAAAAAAGACCGGTTATGATTCATAGAGCGATATTTGGATCTTTAGAAAGGTTCTTTGGTATTTTAATAGAAAACTTTGCTGGAGAGTTTCCAACTTGGCTTTCTCCTGTTCAGGTTTCGATTCTTCCGGTATCCGAAAAATTCAATGAAGAAGCAAAGAAATTCTCTCGTATTTTAGAACAAGAAGGTATTAGGGTTTATGTAAATGATTCTGATGCCACAGTTGGATATAAGATAAGAAATGAACAGATTAGAAAAGTGCCGTATATGATAGTTTTTGGAGAAAAGGAAGTGGATTCAGATACTATTAATATAAGAACTCGAAAAGGCAATACCATAGAAAATGTTTCAAAAGAGCGTTTCATTGAAGAGATTAAAAAAGAAATAAAGAACAGAAATTTGGACTTAACTTTTTAA
- a CDS encoding DUF2283 domain-containing protein, which yields MGKEIKIWYDKEGDYLEIIFEKKAGYFRETENDAVMEKVDEEGNIIGFSILKVSSLEDKPLSIVLKNHLV from the coding sequence ATGGGAAAAGAAATAAAAATTTGGTATGACAAGGAAGGAGATTATTTGGAAATAATTTTTGAAAAGAAAGCTGGTTATTTTAGGGAAACAGAAAACGATGCTGTAATGGAAAAAGTAGATGAAGAAGGAAACATCATTGGCTTTTCTATACTCAAAGTAAGTTCTTTGGAAGATAAGCCTTTATCAATAGTGCTTAAAAACCATTTAGTCTAA
- a CDS encoding ABC transporter substrate-binding protein, whose translation MKKRFIVILLFVSLIFSTLSFSKPIEITFWTLFSGGEGHIMTNLVNQFNKEQNEIFVNQQPLDWGEYYNKLLASMVGGNPPDLAIMHLSKMPDYVGRGTLVAIDKYISEGIKRDYLENIRAAATFNNQLYALPLDTHPLVMYYNKNVLQEAGLISENGEPLLPKTFEELYNFSKIIKEETGKYGMIIEDLNGLGERLWLTVYRNLGGQIEDENGNFIIEKDIAEKTYGEILKFYEKDLTTFVDYETARAIFISDQAGFTFDGVWSMAAFEDMDVLDKVGVMPVPVFSTTEKAYVWGDSHTLIVPKGSKINEEKVKAAVKFAEWLVNHSYEWAVAGHIPVIKSVRESEEFLSLPLRQDYMLAAEQAFIPQIKGWAEVQDKLVELCQGVVLGSVTPEKAAEELIRTVKEVIK comes from the coding sequence ATGAAAAAAAGATTTATTGTAATTTTATTGTTTGTTAGTTTGATCTTCTCAACATTAAGTTTTTCGAAGCCCATCGAAATCACGTTTTGGACTCTTTTTAGTGGTGGAGAAGGTCACATAATGACGAATCTAGTTAATCAGTTCAACAAAGAACAAAACGAAATTTTTGTGAATCAGCAACCTTTAGATTGGGGAGAATATTACAACAAGTTGCTTGCGTCCATGGTGGGTGGAAATCCCCCAGATCTAGCGATTATGCATCTCTCTAAGATGCCTGATTATGTTGGAAGAGGAACGTTAGTGGCAATTGATAAGTATATATCTGAAGGAATAAAAAGAGACTACCTAGAAAACATAAGAGCTGCAGCTACTTTTAATAATCAATTATATGCTCTTCCTTTGGATACGCACCCCTTGGTTATGTACTACAATAAAAATGTATTACAAGAAGCAGGGTTAATTTCTGAAAATGGGGAACCATTACTTCCGAAAACTTTTGAAGAATTATACAATTTTTCTAAGATAATTAAAGAAGAAACAGGAAAATATGGGATGATCATAGAAGATCTAAATGGCCTAGGTGAAAGATTATGGTTGACTGTTTACAGAAACCTAGGAGGACAAATTGAAGACGAAAATGGAAATTTCATAATAGAAAAGGACATAGCCGAGAAAACATATGGAGAAATACTAAAGTTTTATGAAAAAGATTTGACTACTTTTGTAGATTATGAAACTGCTAGAGCAATTTTTATTAGTGATCAAGCAGGTTTTACTTTTGATGGAGTATGGTCTATGGCTGCATTTGAAGATATGGATGTCTTAGATAAAGTTGGTGTCATGCCTGTTCCAGTTTTTTCGACCACCGAAAAGGCTTACGTATGGGGAGATTCTCATACTCTAATTGTACCAAAAGGATCAAAAATTAACGAGGAAAAGGTCAAAGCAGCTGTAAAATTTGCAGAATGGTTAGTTAATCATTCTTATGAATGGGCAGTAGCAGGTCACATTCCTGTTATTAAGAGTGTGAGAGAATCAGAAGAATTCTTGAGCTTGCCTTTGAGACAAGATTATATGTTGGCTGCTGAGCAAGCCTTCATTCCACAGATTAAAGGTTGGGCTGAAGTTCAAGATAAATTGGTTGAACTTTGCCAAGGTGTAGTTTTGGGGTCAGTAACACCAGAAAAAGCAGCAGAAGAACTAATAAGGACTGTTAAAGAGGTTATTAAATGA
- the prfA gene encoding peptide chain release factor 1 has protein sequence MLDFKEEVKKKIKELEKQLSDPDITNDIEKLKKLGQEHSKLSELHKLFESYEQDLEDIKALKEMYENKDVSEEEYQSMLQEIEKKEEETRKKIIEGLVSQDEYDERNIIMEIRAGTGGDEASLFASELMRMYLRYAERKNWKYEVLDLNENELGGIKTAILKIKGQGAYRRLKYESGVHRVQRVPQTESSGRIHTSTATVAVLPEATDIDVQINENDLRIDTYRASGAGGQYVNKTDSAVRITHLPTGIVVTCQNERSQHQNKEKALNILRAKLFEIKLEEQQSQLIQERKSQIGTAQRSEKIRTYNFPQNRVTDHRIQYTTHRISEILDGDLDEIIDKILEKDLKEKLESITI, from the coding sequence ATATTAGATTTTAAAGAAGAAGTAAAGAAAAAAATTAAAGAATTAGAAAAACAACTAAGTGATCCGGATATTACTAACGATATTGAAAAATTAAAAAAATTAGGACAGGAGCATTCCAAACTCTCAGAATTACATAAGCTGTTTGAGAGTTACGAACAGGATTTAGAAGATATAAAAGCGTTAAAAGAAATGTATGAAAACAAGGATGTCTCTGAAGAAGAATATCAGTCAATGCTCCAAGAGATAGAGAAAAAGGAAGAAGAAACAAGAAAAAAAATTATAGAAGGTTTAGTTTCTCAAGATGAGTATGATGAGAGAAATATCATTATGGAGATAAGAGCTGGTACCGGTGGTGATGAAGCGAGCCTTTTCGCTTCAGAGTTAATGAGAATGTATCTACGGTATGCCGAAAGAAAAAATTGGAAATATGAAGTTCTTGATCTAAACGAAAACGAACTTGGTGGAATTAAAACCGCCATATTAAAAATAAAGGGTCAAGGTGCTTACAGAAGATTGAAATACGAAAGTGGTGTGCATAGGGTACAAAGGGTACCTCAAACAGAATCTTCTGGAAGGATACACACTTCGACGGCCACCGTTGCGGTGTTACCGGAAGCAACGGATATAGATGTTCAGATAAATGAGAATGATCTCAGAATAGATACCTATAGGGCAAGTGGGGCAGGTGGTCAGTACGTTAACAAAACGGATTCTGCCGTTAGAATAACCCATCTCCCCACTGGAATCGTTGTAACTTGTCAAAATGAAAGATCCCAGCATCAAAATAAAGAAAAAGCTTTAAATATACTAAGGGCAAAACTTTTTGAGATAAAGTTAGAGGAGCAGCAATCTCAGCTTATACAAGAGAGAAAATCACAAATAGGGACCGCACAGCGAAGCGAAAAAATAAGGACATACAATTTCCCACAAAATAGGGTTACAGATCATAGAATTCAATATACCACTCATAGAATAAGCGAAATACTTGATGGAGATTTAGATGAAATAATAGATAAGATACTAGAAAAAGATCTTAAAGAAAAACTTGAAAGCATAACAATTTAA
- a CDS encoding LacI family DNA-binding transcriptional regulator yields MIPLTLTLKEVIKISRGSFVTIKDIAEKAGVSVNTVSRALNDKPDINPQTKEKIEKIAQELGYVKNIYATMLKSNVTHTIGVIMPDSSNPFFSEVFKGIDKAARENNYQIIIMNSEGLYENEEKFLKTLLERRVDGILLFPMQKSYEDIQELIKEHFPIVLVGREIDGWNVDEIFSDEVKGGYLATKYLIEKGCKKIKMITDQLYNSASYGRLQGYKKALKEKGLAFSENDIKICEGIHEGYHVKAGYDKTIEMIRKKEEFDGIFCYNDLIAYGAIKALKENNLKIPQDVSVVGYDDIAFSRLIEPELTTVKVKKFEMGYEAFQMLYKRIKSKKRDHSSTRKVLDIELIVRKS; encoded by the coding sequence TTGATACCGTTAACGTTAACATTAAAAGAGGTGATAAAAATAAGTCGAGGTAGTTTTGTAACCATAAAAGATATCGCCGAAAAAGCGGGGGTTTCCGTAAACACGGTCTCAAGAGCTTTAAACGATAAACCAGATATAAACCCTCAGACAAAAGAAAAGATCGAAAAAATTGCCCAAGAATTAGGCTATGTTAAAAACATATACGCTACTATGCTCAAATCTAACGTAACTCATACAATTGGAGTAATCATGCCGGATAGTTCTAACCCTTTCTTCTCTGAAGTATTCAAAGGTATTGATAAAGCAGCGCGGGAGAATAATTATCAAATAATAATTATGAACTCCGAAGGTTTATACGAAAATGAAGAAAAATTTTTAAAAACTCTCTTAGAAAGGAGAGTTGACGGTATTCTCCTTTTTCCAATGCAAAAAAGTTATGAAGATATTCAAGAACTAATTAAAGAGCATTTCCCTATAGTACTTGTAGGTAGAGAAATAGACGGTTGGAATGTGGATGAGATATTCAGTGATGAAGTAAAAGGAGGATATCTTGCAACCAAATATCTCATTGAAAAAGGGTGTAAAAAGATAAAAATGATCACCGATCAACTATATAACTCTGCTTCATATGGAAGGTTACAAGGCTATAAAAAGGCTTTAAAAGAGAAAGGGTTAGCATTTTCAGAAAATGATATTAAGATATGTGAGGGGATACACGAAGGATACCACGTTAAAGCAGGGTACGATAAAACGATTGAAATGATCAGAAAAAAAGAAGAATTCGATGGAATATTTTGTTACAACGATCTAATAGCTTACGGCGCGATTAAAGCTCTGAAAGAAAATAATCTGAAAATCCCACAAGATGTTTCAGTAGTAGGTTACGACGATATAGCCTTTTCAAGGTTAATTGAGCCAGAGTTGACAACGGTAAAAGTTAAAAAGTTTGAAATGGGATACGAAGCATTTCAAATGCTGTATAAAAGAATAAAAAGTAAGAAAAGAGACCACTCATCAACAAGGAAAGTATTAGATATAGAGCTCATAGTAAGGAAATCTTAA
- the galT gene encoding galactose-1-phosphate uridylyltransferase, whose protein sequence is MAELRWNPLLKTYTMVADNRQNRPHLPEDWCPFCPGPGKKVPPNYDVYAYDNDFPALKPEPDEPNIQGTDLYKVEKNYGKCEVILYSPDHNITLPQLPVEHIFKLVNLWIERFEELSKDKRIKYIFPFENRGKEVGVTMFHPHGQLYAYSWIPLKLKVELDNCKEYYEEKEKCLICEMNKEEKEFQKRILFENDSFLVYLPFFTDYPYGAFIVSKSHKGNLSEFDEKEKWDLAEALKLLTGGFDLLFDKPFPYMMNIHQTPVNSEEYADSHKYYHFHIEFYPPLRDKDKIKWYASSEMGAWAAANTMAVEETAITLRNAIEKFKKIQ, encoded by the coding sequence ATGGCAGAATTACGTTGGAATCCTTTATTAAAAACATACACCATGGTTGCTGACAACAGACAAAATAGGCCCCATTTACCAGAGGATTGGTGCCCCTTTTGTCCAGGACCGGGTAAAAAAGTGCCCCCAAACTATGACGTTTATGCATACGACAACGATTTTCCCGCTTTAAAACCAGAGCCAGATGAACCAAATATACAAGGAACTGATTTGTACAAAGTTGAAAAAAATTACGGAAAATGCGAAGTAATTTTGTATTCTCCTGATCACAATATTACTCTTCCACAATTACCCGTAGAACATATATTTAAGTTGGTAAACTTATGGATTGAAAGGTTTGAAGAACTCTCAAAAGATAAAAGAATAAAATACATCTTTCCGTTTGAAAACAGAGGAAAAGAAGTAGGAGTAACTATGTTCCATCCACACGGTCAATTATATGCTTATTCATGGATTCCATTAAAGTTAAAAGTCGAACTCGACAACTGTAAAGAATATTACGAAGAAAAAGAAAAATGCCTTATCTGTGAAATGAACAAAGAAGAAAAGGAGTTTCAAAAAAGAATTCTTTTTGAGAATGATTCATTTCTCGTTTATCTTCCCTTTTTTACAGACTACCCCTATGGTGCTTTCATCGTCAGCAAATCCCACAAAGGCAACTTATCAGAATTCGATGAAAAAGAAAAATGGGATCTGGCTGAGGCGTTAAAATTGTTAACTGGTGGTTTTGATCTGTTGTTTGACAAACCTTTCCCATATATGATGAATATCCATCAAACTCCTGTTAATTCAGAGGAATACGCAGATTCTCACAAATACTATCATTTTCATATTGAGTTTTATCCTCCACTAAGAGACAAGGATAAAATAAAATGGTACGCATCAAGCGAGATGGGGGCGTGGGCCGCTGCAAATACCATGGCGGTAGAAGAAACTGCTATTACTTTAAGAAATGCAATAGAAAAATTCAAAAAAATACAATAG
- a CDS encoding methyl-accepting chemotaxis protein: MSFKSIRGRITLIIVVIFVLFGAAISFNIFSLVRSNDGLGSYRDLSVVTNQISEIENDFFEAALAFKDYVINYGEQTKETFTQNINAVQSFFTGETTDSTLVQNIITKIEDYENNFNQIVQLNEEKNRLASQDFKDISNELRQLITDFKTLAQENNVSTLVFYADSSMNILDNIDNLASMYFSSKSLGDKNNVLNAFNELDSQLLIMQYGLTSDELTEMFNKTKDMAEQYRNIFNQIVTVIESQEPIIEQMEQARVEILKLLEEQRMELEVQEDTLGPSLIEENNRAIMLTIILTIVAFVVSIIMVIYLIRSITKPLLEFKNKINQFKEGDLTVNFESKSKDEIGQMANALSEMSKELRRSVGSIKQASDKVEKASESLTRSSQESRKNSEELKNQMDKIQTSTEETAGNVEEVTSGVDEVARAAQGVSQDAQRLSEEADETSKAAEEGSKTIESISQAVKEAVERTKESQKEVETLASNAKNVQSIVETINSITEQTNLLALNAAIEAARAGEAGRGFAVVADEIRKLAEESRNATDEISQILTNITQGTNKVNESTNKVVGTIGEINEKMVNVQQSFNRIKERIERMDQGIENMTASAEEQSASAQEMSTAMDRVAKAVTQISEQLERSRSVIDEQVNQAVGINEEAKELSELATELKGLVESFKI; the protein is encoded by the coding sequence ATGTCATTCAAAAGCATCAGAGGAAGGATAACTTTAATTATCGTTGTAATTTTTGTTTTATTTGGGGCAGCAATCTCTTTCAATATTTTTTCTCTGGTAAGGTCCAACGATGGTTTGGGTAGTTATAGGGATTTATCTGTGGTAACGAATCAAATCTCTGAAATAGAAAACGACTTTTTTGAAGCTGCTTTAGCCTTCAAAGATTATGTGATTAACTACGGTGAGCAAACAAAAGAAACTTTTACTCAAAATATCAACGCGGTTCAAAGTTTCTTTACAGGTGAAACTACCGATTCAACACTTGTACAAAACATAATCACAAAGATAGAGGACTATGAAAATAATTTTAATCAAATTGTTCAATTGAACGAAGAAAAGAATAGACTCGCAAGTCAGGATTTTAAAGATATATCAAATGAATTACGCCAACTTATTACCGATTTTAAAACCTTAGCCCAAGAAAATAACGTTTCAACCCTCGTTTTTTATGCGGATAGTTCAATGAATATATTGGATAATATAGATAATTTAGCTTCCATGTATTTTTCATCCAAATCTCTTGGTGATAAAAACAATGTTTTAAACGCTTTTAATGAATTGGATTCTCAACTTTTGATTATGCAATATGGTCTAACCTCAGACGAATTAACTGAAATGTTCAACAAGACGAAAGATATGGCTGAACAATACAGAAACATCTTCAACCAAATAGTCACAGTGATAGAATCCCAAGAGCCCATAATCGAGCAGATGGAACAAGCAAGGGTAGAGATATTGAAATTATTAGAAGAACAAAGAATGGAATTAGAGGTTCAAGAGGACACATTAGGTCCATCTCTCATAGAAGAAAACAACAGGGCAATAATGTTGACAATTATCTTAACCATAGTCGCCTTTGTAGTATCGATAATAATGGTTATCTATCTAATAAGAAGTATAACGAAACCACTGTTAGAGTTCAAAAACAAGATAAACCAATTCAAAGAAGGAGACCTAACGGTAAACTTTGAAAGTAAAAGCAAAGACGAAATAGGTCAGATGGCTAATGCTCTATCGGAAATGAGTAAAGAACTGAGAAGATCCGTGGGATCAATAAAACAGGCATCGGACAAAGTAGAAAAGGCATCAGAAAGTCTAACGCGCTCATCACAAGAAAGCAGGAAGAACTCAGAAGAACTCAAAAACCAGATGGACAAGATACAAACAAGTACAGAAGAAACGGCAGGAAACGTAGAAGAAGTAACCTCAGGGGTAGACGAAGTAGCAAGGGCGGCACAAGGAGTATCCCAAGACGCACAAAGGCTAAGTGAAGAAGCAGATGAAACAAGTAAAGCTGCAGAAGAAGGAAGCAAAACGATAGAAAGTATAAGTCAAGCTGTGAAAGAAGCGGTAGAAAGGACAAAAGAAAGTCAAAAAGAAGTAGAAACACTCGCAAGCAATGCCAAGAACGTACAAAGTATAGTAGAAACGATAAACTCGATAACGGAACAAACGAACCTGCTGGCACTAAACGCAGCGATAGAAGCTGCAAGGGCAGGAGAAGCAGGAAGAGGATTTGCAGTAGTAGCGGATGAGATAAGGAAGTTAGCAGAAGAATCAAGAAATGCAACGGATGAAATATCCCAGATACTAACCAACATAACGCAAGGAACGAACAAAGTAAACGAATCGACGAACAAGGTAGTAGGAACGATAGGAGAAATAAACGAAAAGATGGTAAATGTACAACAAAGTTTCAACAGGATAAAAGAAAGGATAGAAAGGATGGACCAAGGGATAGAAAACATGACTGCAAGTGCAGAAGAACAAAGTGCAAGTGCGCAAGAGATGAGCACAGCGATGGACAGGGTAGCGAAAGCGGTAACACAGATAAGTGAACAACTAGAAAGATCAAGAAGTGTAATAGACGAACAAGTAAACCAAGCTGTAGGAATAAACGAAGAAGCAAAAGAGTTGAGTGAATTAGCCACAGAGTTAAAAGGGTTGGTTGAAAGTTTTAAAATATAA